A window of Onychostoma macrolepis isolate SWU-2019 chromosome 01, ASM1243209v1, whole genome shotgun sequence contains these coding sequences:
- the trmo gene encoding tRNA (adenine(37)-N6)-methyltransferase isoform X2, whose amino-acid sequence MSPPVCSCAEQVRKLTQQASVMRREIKTSGRQQMDGAIRTHKKQMSSLQSMLTDCKHEDRLQSVIKSPTQSPSEINQLLEQGRIQTVPIGYIRSCFAVKNGTPRQPTICSSSRASLKIEPSVFNNPEHSLVGLEQYSHIWIVFVFHKNGQMSYKAKVKPPRLNGQRVGVYSTRSPHRPNALGLTLAKLERITGDTLHLSDVDIIAGTPVLDIKPYIPDYDSPKTRRDDTNREYRQTSPFTDSQMPQVMDLDEEPNISGTSSEPSSELRVCPAGPSDFSPPERCGSSDVTDVLAEVKNYVKQQQLFTESPEDKQTDSPECTSLSTNRLSSSSLKFGCEDYSTIAAWVRAPPVSNLDVRFTANAEKELKEFVPCDSTDSTRPKFQFLKGPEEAVAAIKGILSADPRSVYRRTRCQDRLFFFTLDTADITCWFGDGFAEVVRVKPMKS is encoded by the exons ATGTCGCCTCCAGTATGTAGTTGTGCTGAACAAGTCAGAAAACTCACACAGCAGGCGTCAGTAATGAGAAGAGAGATAAAAACCTCAGGTAG ACAGCAGATGGATGGAGCCATACGAACACATAAGAAGCAGATGTCATCTCTTCAGTCCATGCTGACAGACTGTAAACATGAAGACAGATTACAATCAGTGATCAAAAGCCCAACTCAAAGCCCTAGTGAAATCAATCAGTTATTAGAGCAag GGCGTATTCAGACGGTACCGATTGGATACATCAGGTCATGTTTTGCAGTCAAAAATGGCACTCCACGACAACCCACCATATGCAGTTCTTCTCGGGCCAGCTTAAAGATTGAACCCTCAGTCTTCAATAACCCTGAGCATTCTTTAGTTGGCCTGGAACAGTACTCCCATATCTG GATCGTTTTCGTCTTCCATAAGAATGGGCAAATGAGCTACAAAGCCAAAGTAAAGCCACCCCGTCTGAATGGCCAGAGGGTGGGGGTGTACTCCACCCGTAGCCCCCACAGGCCTAATGCTTTGGGACTGACCTTGGCTAAGCTAGAAAGAATCACAG GGGATACACTTCACTTGTCAGATGTTGATATTATTGCTGGAACACCTGTGCTAGACATCAAGCCATATATTCCAGACTACGATTCTCCAAAAACAAGAAGAGATGATACCAACCGTGAATATAGACAAACATCACCATTCACAGACTCTCAGATGCCCCAAGTGATGGATCTAGACGAAGAACCAAACATCTCCGGGACATCATCTGAACCCTCCTCAGAGCTCAGAGTTTGTCCAGCTGGACCTTCAGATTTCTCTCCGCCAGAAAGGTGTGGATCCAGTGATGTGACTGATGTGTTAGCAGAGGTTAAAAACTATGTCAAACAACAGCAGCTTTTCACTGAAAGTCCagaagacaaacagacagattcTCCTGAATGCACTTCATTGTCAACCAACCGTTTAAGTTCATCCAGTCTTAAATTTGGATGTGAGGACTACAGTACTATCGCTGCCTGGGTCAGGGCACCTCCTGTCAGTAACTTGGACGTGCGGTTTACTGCGAATGCCGAGAAAGAGCTCAAAGAGTTTGTTCCCTGCGACAGTACAG ACAGCACAAGACCAAAGTTCCAGTTCTTGAAAGGACCAGAAGAGGCAGTGGCAGCCATCAAAGGCATTCTGTCAGCTGACCCTAGATCAGTATATCGTCGCACACGTTGTCAGGACCGCCTGTTCTTCTTCACCCTTGATACAGCTGACATCACCTGCTGGTTTGGAGATGGTTTTGCTGAGGTTGTGAGAGTCAAACCTATGAAGAGTTGA
- the trmo gene encoding tRNA (adenine(37)-N6)-methyltransferase isoform X1: MDGAIRTHKKQMSSLQSMLTDCKHEDRLQSVIKSPTQSPSEINQLLEQGRIQTVPIGYIRSCFAVKNGTPRQPTICSSSRASLKIEPSVFNNPEHSLVGLEQYSHIWIVFVFHKNGQMSYKAKVKPPRLNGQRVGVYSTRSPHRPNALGLTLAKLERITGDTLHLSDVDIIAGTPVLDIKPYIPDYDSPKTRRDDTNREYRQTSPFTDSQMPQVMDLDEEPNISGTSSEPSSELRVCPAGPSDFSPPERCGSSDVTDVLAEVKNYVKQQQLFTESPEDKQTDSPECTSLSTNRLSSSSLKFGCEDYSTIAAWVRAPPVSNLDVRFTANAEKELKEFVPCDSTDSTRPKFQFLKGPEEAVAAIKGILSADPRSVYRRTRCQDRLFFFTLDTADITCWFGDGFAEVVRVKPMKS, encoded by the exons ATGGATGGAGCCATACGAACACATAAGAAGCAGATGTCATCTCTTCAGTCCATGCTGACAGACTGTAAACATGAAGACAGATTACAATCAGTGATCAAAAGCCCAACTCAAAGCCCTAGTGAAATCAATCAGTTATTAGAGCAag GGCGTATTCAGACGGTACCGATTGGATACATCAGGTCATGTTTTGCAGTCAAAAATGGCACTCCACGACAACCCACCATATGCAGTTCTTCTCGGGCCAGCTTAAAGATTGAACCCTCAGTCTTCAATAACCCTGAGCATTCTTTAGTTGGCCTGGAACAGTACTCCCATATCTG GATCGTTTTCGTCTTCCATAAGAATGGGCAAATGAGCTACAAAGCCAAAGTAAAGCCACCCCGTCTGAATGGCCAGAGGGTGGGGGTGTACTCCACCCGTAGCCCCCACAGGCCTAATGCTTTGGGACTGACCTTGGCTAAGCTAGAAAGAATCACAG GGGATACACTTCACTTGTCAGATGTTGATATTATTGCTGGAACACCTGTGCTAGACATCAAGCCATATATTCCAGACTACGATTCTCCAAAAACAAGAAGAGATGATACCAACCGTGAATATAGACAAACATCACCATTCACAGACTCTCAGATGCCCCAAGTGATGGATCTAGACGAAGAACCAAACATCTCCGGGACATCATCTGAACCCTCCTCAGAGCTCAGAGTTTGTCCAGCTGGACCTTCAGATTTCTCTCCGCCAGAAAGGTGTGGATCCAGTGATGTGACTGATGTGTTAGCAGAGGTTAAAAACTATGTCAAACAACAGCAGCTTTTCACTGAAAGTCCagaagacaaacagacagattcTCCTGAATGCACTTCATTGTCAACCAACCGTTTAAGTTCATCCAGTCTTAAATTTGGATGTGAGGACTACAGTACTATCGCTGCCTGGGTCAGGGCACCTCCTGTCAGTAACTTGGACGTGCGGTTTACTGCGAATGCCGAGAAAGAGCTCAAAGAGTTTGTTCCCTGCGACAGTACAG ACAGCACAAGACCAAAGTTCCAGTTCTTGAAAGGACCAGAAGAGGCAGTGGCAGCCATCAAAGGCATTCTGTCAGCTGACCCTAGATCAGTATATCGTCGCACACGTTGTCAGGACCGCCTGTTCTTCTTCACCCTTGATACAGCTGACATCACCTGCTGGTTTGGAGATGGTTTTGCTGAGGTTGTGAGAGTCAAACCTATGAAGAGTTGA
- the hemgn gene encoding uncharacterized protein hemgn isoform X2: METLEKEIPPSEVQDSNEGGIRLRLRDRDLLKKRKAEAEEKATNQAQSLKRVKKKTSGTPGKKGRPRKEPPVVIPEDLGLPQETDPSPVTLPITEPVLLTIAETVPLVPAEPQPEPAPVETLSETPLEFLIEDLGPEEEEDMPQKSLIIDTGDDEQPCADLNSQVSTPVYPPASAPSQPESLSENLII, translated from the exons ATGGAGACATTAGAGAAAGAGATCCCGCCATCTGAAGTACAAGATTCTAATGAAG GTGGAATTCGGCTGCGACTGAGAGACAGAGACCTGTTGAAGAAACGAAAGGCTGAGGCAGAGGAAAAGGCAACCAACCA GGCACAAAGCCTTAAAAGAGTGAAAAAGAAGACCAGTGGTACCCCAGGAAAGAAGGGTCGACCAAGGAAAGAACCGCCTGTAGTTATTCCAGAAGATCTCGGTCTGCCTCAGGAAACAGATCCTTCTCCTGTCACACTTCCTATCACAGAACCTGTATTACTCACGATAGCAGAGACAGTGCCTTTAGTACCAGCTGAGCCACAACCAGAGCCGGCGCCCGTGGAAACATTGAGTGAAACACCTCTGGAGTTTCTGATTGAGGATCTGGGGCCTGAGGAGGAGGAAGACATGCCTCAAAAAAGCCTTATCATTGATACAG GTGATGACGAGCAGCCATGTGCTGACCTGAACAGTCAAGTCTCAACGCCAGTGTATCCTCCAGCATCTGCTCCTTCTCAACCAGAGAGTCTATCTGAGAATCTAATAATCTGA
- the hemgn gene encoding hemogen isoform X1, producing the protein METLEKEIPPSEVQDSNEGGIRLRLRDRDLLKKRKAEAEEKATNQWVYGAQSLKRVKKKTSGTPGKKGRPRKEPPVVIPEDLGLPQETDPSPVTLPITEPVLLTIAETVPLVPAEPQPEPAPVETLSETPLEFLIEDLGPEEEEDMPQKSLIIDTGDDEQPCADLNSQVSTPVYPPASAPSQPESLSENLII; encoded by the exons ATGGAGACATTAGAGAAAGAGATCCCGCCATCTGAAGTACAAGATTCTAATGAAG GTGGAATTCGGCTGCGACTGAGAGACAGAGACCTGTTGAAGAAACGAAAGGCTGAGGCAGAGGAAAAGGCAACCAACCAGTGGGTTTATGG GGCACAAAGCCTTAAAAGAGTGAAAAAGAAGACCAGTGGTACCCCAGGAAAGAAGGGTCGACCAAGGAAAGAACCGCCTGTAGTTATTCCAGAAGATCTCGGTCTGCCTCAGGAAACAGATCCTTCTCCTGTCACACTTCCTATCACAGAACCTGTATTACTCACGATAGCAGAGACAGTGCCTTTAGTACCAGCTGAGCCACAACCAGAGCCGGCGCCCGTGGAAACATTGAGTGAAACACCTCTGGAGTTTCTGATTGAGGATCTGGGGCCTGAGGAGGAGGAAGACATGCCTCAAAAAAGCCTTATCATTGATACAG GTGATGACGAGCAGCCATGTGCTGACCTGAACAGTCAAGTCTCAACGCCAGTGTATCCTCCAGCATCTGCTCCTTCTCAACCAGAGAGTCTATCTGAGAATCTAATAATCTGA